GCATTACAAATGATTCTTTTTTAATCAAGTAAATTCATATTGTCATTATTATGAATAATAAGTCGATAAGGGTTCTTGTTGGTAGGGACAAGCAACCGATTAACAATCAAATCgatcaaccaaattattttttaaaacttaactgaagaacaaatcaaactgacaaaatataaattaaatcgataaaaaattaaaataaccaAACTTAAAttgatgaaaaattaaaataactaaACTTTCGTTTAAATCAAGACTCATaaaagaaagaaggaaaggaagggaGTCATAAATTATGAAATTAGGAATTTTAAAGATCCATTCATATTTGAGCATAACCAAATTTAGTTTAATcgaatttagataatttttaaaattgagacCAAACTGATTTGACCAAAATaatcaatattaaaaaaaaataatcgaactaaatttttaatttcgattGGTTCAGTCGGTTAATCCAATTTGACCGATTTTTTATCCGCCCTTATTTATCGGTGCAACAACTCTACAAATAATTCATGTCACATGAACATAATTGACAAGCAAAAGATTCTCTTTTTTTCCCCAATTCTCCCAACGAAATTATGGACCACCTAActatttatcaaaataattttgagaaaaaaatatttttaaatgtatACATTCAAGTTTAAGTAACTCTAAAATACTATACCTCTTTTTAATTATCCAAATAAGTAATACatcttttaaattcaaatttggcATTTAAGACTCCCTCACTTCATAATTAAATTGTATATAGATTTTTCATctattagataaatttaaaatatattttttatatatatttaaaggtcaatttctaaaatatttatatattctaatttttttttatcttataatttatttttactgttgtaaattaatttgtaaaaaaaaactaaaaagacATTTTGCAGAGGCTTCACATGTTTGATCGAAGACATGACAGAGGTTGGTGACATGGACCAActatttattttatgttattttatttgAGGGTTATCTTTTCATGTAGGTCACATAACATAAttaattgttcatgtgggaagaAGTGGTAGGTAGCACAATGGAACAGTAAGATTCCATGCAcacaataattaattaatggaCCCTACTAATCTTGTTTCACTCAGCTTGATGTGGACTTAATTATCTTAAACATTTTCCTAATCACCAAAAAGTTAATTATCACCAccacataataataataacaatatttttattattaataagtttatttctaaaatagCCCAAACATAGCGGAAAGGCCATATAGTATGGTAGGTTAGTATGGTAGGTGTGTTGTATGATCGAGTTGGTGATGAGATATTGAACTGGATGGACCACCTTCGAATCATTAATCGATAAATCATTGGCCTGCTTTGGCCACTTGTGATGATTTGGTCTCATCCATAACATTAAAATatcattattgttattattattaatatagttgataaatagaaatatattttctattaaatttatGTCGACTAATGAACAGAAATAATTGTTTGAGAGCATGTGAAGTAGTTTTCCAATAAGCAAATAAGAAGATTATATTGCAACCAAAAATAGAGGGGGGAAACATAAAAAAAGAAAGCAAGATGAGTTTATTTACAATTAGATCTTTAATACAAATgagtactttttttttttgatactcttgagaagATTTAGTTTGGCCACGAAAACGAATTATCTACAACTTAAGGGATGGTTTGCAAAAATTACACATATTTCAACAAGATGGTTTGAGATCAGTAAATGCaccatcaaaataaatttttttaatcaataactaagaaaaataaagaaaatgttcAATATAATTATTGGATTTCTTGCCCTTGCTCCAAAGAGCCATAGTACCTAAGCAGCATCGCATGGCAATTACATGTCTCTTTGATTCGATATCCGAATTGGTAGCACGGACAAAATTTTCCACCGTGTGTCGGTCTCGATGACATTGTAGTATCAACATGTGTTGTTACCATTATTGTTGTAGACATCATTGGAGGTGGTAGCGGCGGCGGCGGTGTTATTGTCGTCTTGAATTGTGACGAGTTTGAGGGTTCTACATGCGAGTTTACGGGGCCGCGACCAAGGGTGAGGTCGAGGTTGAGATTAGGAAAAGATGACTCCTCTTCCGTGCTTGTAATGGTGCTATGCCCGTCCTCAGCTAGGTCGAGGCCCATCGATATGGGTAGTTTCATTCGAGCCTTATCGATCTTGGCCATGGTAGAAGGCACGAGTTGCCCGCGAGGAAGGTTGCCCAATTGACAGTGAGTTTGTGGGTCAATTCCAGTACTAAGTAGCTTGCGCTTTATGTGTGTGTTCCAGTGGTTCTTGATCTCGTTGTCGGTCCTTCCAGGTAATCGTGCAGCGATTAAAGACCACCTGAAAATTATATTAATGATCAAATATTCTAATTTCGATCAATACTTTCTTAGTTTAAAAaggtaaaattaattatattagtaTTGGAAAACATATATACTTGTTTCCCAACGAGCTATGCATCTTGATGATCTGTTCGTCCTCTTCGTCGGTAAAGTTACCGCGCTTTAGGCCCGGCCGTAGGTAGTTTATCCATCGAAGCCGACAACTTTTACCGCAACGAAGAAGCCCTAGAAGGTACAAGGAAATTTAGCTTTACCATAATCGAACCAGTAAACATATGAATTTGGTGTTATGATGAATCGATTACTTACCAGCCTCCTTAGGGAGGGATCTCCAACAACCCTCGCCGTGAGCCTTGATGTAGGCGATGAGCCGTTCGTCCTCCTCCTTGGTCCATGCTCCTTTGTTGGTGCGAGCCTTCTCACAACAAGGAGACCTCCCCATGGTGGTGAGAAAGAGAATGATAGAGTTTGGTTTTTGTTGATATCCTTTCTTTGTGGAGATGGGACACATGAGGTGTATATATGGGAGAGAAAAAAGGAATTTGagtagatttatttttaaaaaatatattaataaattaaataattaggTACTATTGACTCGATCCTCATGAATGGATCGAGTTGGTATGAGAAGATGGGATGGTTGAAATGGGAAAGAACTTATTATCATGGTAGGTAGGTGGATGCATCACACAAAACCCTAATTATAACTATCTTTATAGGTTTAGAAATATATTCTTTCCGAGTTTTAGTTATATTGATATGTATGTGCTTATTCTATCTTCTTCCCCACCGACATATCTACACatttagaaaataataaaataaatgaattaatctattttgttttttttaaatatggaaaataaaattttaaaataataacttGGATTAATTTATGGAAAAGAACTTGAAAAATAGAAAACCAATCCCTAAGATCAAGATGAATATGaggaaattaaattttatctacattcatatattgtttgtataaattattttgaaattaattttaaaacatatacatattaattagtttaattattGATAGATTTGTATGCATATGGTTTGAATTGGTTTGGTACAAATTGATGTTGTTGGATGTATGTGGTCAATGACAGGTAGGAAAGTTGCAAAATAATTGGTTGGTGGGCCATGTGTTTTTttattatgtatatattttttttatttgaaaaaatatttaatgtgAAATTGGATTAATTAGGTTAGCCATGATGAATTGAAGGACACATGCAGGAGGGATCCACCAAAATCTATACcatcttgtgatatctcatctgcACCAACTATGGAATCAATAATTTTAAGGGAATAATGTCTTCAGGGTAAGGTGCAGCAGTAAAATATTTCGAATTCCTATAGTAAGATTATGGACAACACCAAATATATGGCGCAAGTACTTTTTGAATTTATCTGGATAGACGATGAAAATTTTCTTAGGACTGATCGATTGTCTCcaaaaattaattagtttaaagagctaaatattttatatttggattatcaaataataatagtaatttcaaagaaataaataaataagttataTCACAAATTATTTAGTTtataaaatataaagaaaaaattttctgattaattaaaaaaaactctcATTTATTGTCAAATATATATTGCATTAGACAATGATTAATAATcttatattcaatttttttttatataaaattttagttttcaaaTATATTGTAAATTGAAATGTAGTTACTTAGCCCAAAAACTTCAACAAATTAAagagtatatatattttttaaagtaatgaTATAATTGATTCATTTTATT
This window of the Zingiber officinale cultivar Zhangliang chromosome 3B, Zo_v1.1, whole genome shotgun sequence genome carries:
- the LOC121968056 gene encoding transcription repressor MYB6-like — its product is MCPISTKKGYQQKPNSIILFLTTMGRSPCCEKARTNKGAWTKEEDERLIAYIKAHGEGCWRSLPKEAGLLRCGKSCRLRWINYLRPGLKRGNFTDEEDEQIIKMHSSLGNKWSLIAARLPGRTDNEIKNHWNTHIKRKLLSTGIDPQTHCQLGNLPRGQLVPSTMAKIDKARMKLPISMGLDLAEDGHSTITSTEEESSFPNLNLDLTLGRGPVNSHVEPSNSSQFKTTITPPPPLPPPMMSTTIMVTTHVDTTMSSRPTHGGKFCPCYQFGYRIKETCNCHAMLLRYYGSLEQGQEIQ